The proteins below are encoded in one region of Rhizobacter sp.:
- a CDS encoding biliverdin-producing heme oxygenase: MKELREKTRTEHTRIESVLRLTHPMSAARYAGVMAGFHEFLWRWEPRVAAALPAHLRDWCAKRKRSGFAADDLRQLGGPHTPHLAHAAERAVRSIPMADVAGALGSMYVIEGSALGGQVITPLLKQHLGLTPSHGARYFHGHGPATAAMWREFREVIAHELGADDAAARSACHSAQRTFAALCEVFDGLPA; this comes from the coding sequence TTGAAGGAGTTGCGAGAGAAGACCCGCACCGAGCACACGCGCATCGAGTCGGTGCTGCGGCTCACGCACCCCATGAGCGCAGCCCGTTATGCGGGCGTCATGGCGGGCTTCCATGAATTCCTCTGGCGCTGGGAGCCGCGTGTGGCCGCCGCCCTGCCCGCCCATCTGCGCGACTGGTGTGCCAAGCGCAAGCGCAGTGGCTTTGCCGCCGACGACCTGCGCCAGCTCGGCGGGCCGCATACCCCGCACCTGGCCCACGCCGCCGAGCGTGCCGTGCGCAGCATCCCGATGGCCGATGTGGCCGGAGCGCTCGGCTCGATGTACGTGATCGAAGGCTCCGCCCTCGGCGGGCAGGTCATCACCCCGCTGCTCAAGCAGCACCTCGGCCTCACGCCCTCCCACGGCGCCCGCTATTTCCACGGCCACGGGCCGGCCACCGCGGCGATGTGGCGCGAGTTCCGAGAGGTCATCGCCCACGAACTCGGCGCCGACGACGCCGCGGCCCGCAGCGCCTGCCACAGCGCGCAGCGCACCTTCGCCGCCTTGTGCGAGGTGTTCGACGGGCTGCCGGCATGA
- a CDS encoding Ku protein: MATASRSLWKGAISFGLVHIPVSLHSASTESGVDFDWLDKRSMDPVGYKRINKRTGREITKENIVKGIEYENEKYVLLSDEEIEAVYPRSTQAIEIEAFVSMSEIPFVYLDRPYYLAPVAKGQKVYALLREALVRSERVGLARVVIHTKQHLAALVPAGPALVLNLLRWSDEIRTWEDLALPKEGAKANHLTERELEMAGQLIDDMTVAFDPSQFSDRFKEQVMALVERKVEAGETETVLEPEEQPLPKDAKGADVVDLTALLQESLKGRGEHKHKAAPRKKKAA; the protein is encoded by the coding sequence ATGGCAACCGCATCGCGATCACTGTGGAAAGGCGCCATCAGCTTCGGGCTGGTGCACATCCCCGTGAGCCTGCATTCGGCGTCCACCGAAAGCGGGGTCGACTTCGACTGGCTCGACAAACGCAGCATGGACCCGGTCGGCTACAAGCGCATCAACAAGCGCACCGGCCGTGAAATCACCAAGGAAAACATCGTCAAGGGCATCGAGTACGAGAACGAGAAGTACGTGCTGCTCAGCGACGAGGAAATCGAGGCGGTGTACCCGCGCTCCACCCAGGCCATCGAGATCGAGGCCTTCGTCTCGATGAGCGAGATCCCGTTCGTTTACCTCGACCGGCCCTATTACCTGGCGCCTGTGGCGAAGGGCCAGAAGGTCTATGCGCTGCTGCGCGAGGCGCTGGTGCGCAGCGAGCGCGTGGGCCTGGCGCGGGTGGTGATCCACACCAAGCAGCACCTGGCAGCGCTCGTGCCGGCCGGGCCGGCGCTGGTGCTCAACCTCTTGCGCTGGAGCGACGAGATCCGCACCTGGGAAGACCTGGCGTTGCCAAAGGAAGGCGCGAAGGCCAACCACCTCACCGAGCGTGAGCTCGAGATGGCCGGCCAGCTGATCGACGACATGACGGTGGCCTTCGACCCTTCGCAGTTCTCCGACCGCTTCAAGGAGCAGGTGATGGCGCTCGTGGAGCGCAAGGTCGAAGCCGGCGAGACGGAGACGGTGCTCGAGCCCGAGGAGCAACCCCTGCCGAAGGATGCCAAGGGCGCCGACGTGGTCGACCTCACGGCCCTGCTGCAGGAGAGCCTGAAGGGCCGTGGCGAGCACAAGCACAAGGCCGCTCCGAGAAAGAAGAAGGCCGCCTGA
- the ligD gene encoding DNA ligase D yields the protein MGTSSLATYQRKRNFGATPEPAGEVVASGDELSFVIQKHAARRLHYDFRLELDGTLKSWAVPKGPSLDPHDKRMAVQVEDHPLSYGGFEGTIPEGHYGAGSVIVWDRGTWVPLGDPRKGYREGKLKFELKGEKLHGGFTLVRMKSRENERQVPWLLIKEHDDEARSASEFDVIEALPDSVLAGRKKRPVAAKAPAKSPAKARRNAKAELPLSLTPQLATLVDDIPPGDDWLYEIKFDGYRVVTRIDGDDVRCFTRKGHDWSHRLPTLVKAIRALGIGWGWLDGEIVVAGPKGTPDFQLLQNAFDAQRTQDIQYYVFDLPFHDGEDLRERPLSERRERLQSLLAGHTGGTVQFSASFDADPRELLASARDAGLEGLIGKRASATYHSRRSADWVKLKLGQRQEFVIGGFTDPKGSRAGIGALLIGVHDAEGKLRYAGNVGTGFDDKTLLALRQQLDEIETTTSPYTDGPARVGTVKLVKPHWVKPKLIAEVAFAEWTKSGHVRQAVFHGLRSDKPPERITKEVARHMEKAPANKALPKDFRVTHPERVVDKRTGVTKGELIAYCAQVAELMLPHLKQRPVSLLRAPDGVDGQFFFQKHAEKKSFPNIEVLDRALYPSHDPLLAIGTPLALLSAAQMNVLEFHTWNATTRAMDRPDRMVFDLDPGEGVGWPQVLEAAQLVHALLEEIGLVGFLKTSGGKGLHVVVPLAPKYDWDTVKDFSQAIVAHMASVIPDRFVAKSGPKNRVGRIFIDYLRNGLGATTVCAWSARARPGLGVSVPVTWDELAGLKSGAQWTVENVAERLAVGNTPWADYAKTKQSLVKPMKAMGFDPKAVR from the coding sequence ATGGGCACCAGCAGCCTCGCCACCTACCAGCGCAAGCGCAACTTCGGCGCCACGCCGGAACCGGCAGGCGAAGTGGTGGCCTCGGGCGACGAGCTCAGCTTCGTCATCCAGAAGCACGCGGCACGACGGCTGCATTACGACTTCCGGCTCGAACTCGATGGCACGCTCAAAAGCTGGGCCGTGCCCAAGGGCCCGAGCCTCGACCCGCATGACAAGCGCATGGCGGTGCAGGTGGAAGACCACCCGCTGTCGTATGGCGGCTTCGAGGGCACGATCCCCGAAGGCCACTACGGCGCCGGCTCGGTGATCGTGTGGGACCGCGGCACCTGGGTGCCGCTTGGCGACCCGCGCAAGGGCTACCGCGAGGGCAAGCTCAAGTTCGAGCTCAAGGGCGAGAAGCTGCACGGTGGCTTCACGCTCGTGCGCATGAAGTCGCGTGAGAACGAGCGACAGGTGCCGTGGCTGCTCATCAAGGAGCACGACGACGAAGCGCGGTCGGCGAGCGAGTTCGACGTGATCGAGGCGCTGCCCGACAGCGTGCTGGCCGGCAGGAAGAAGCGCCCCGTCGCGGCCAAGGCACCGGCGAAGTCGCCCGCCAAAGCTCGGCGCAACGCGAAAGCCGAGCTGCCGCTCTCGCTCACGCCGCAGCTGGCCACGCTGGTCGACGACATCCCGCCCGGCGACGACTGGCTCTACGAGATCAAGTTCGACGGCTACCGCGTCGTCACGCGCATCGATGGCGACGACGTGCGCTGCTTCACCCGCAAAGGGCACGACTGGTCGCACCGATTGCCCACGCTCGTGAAGGCGATCCGTGCGCTTGGCATCGGCTGGGGGTGGCTCGACGGCGAGATCGTCGTCGCAGGCCCCAAGGGCACGCCCGATTTCCAGCTGCTGCAGAACGCGTTCGATGCGCAGCGCACGCAAGACATCCAGTACTACGTGTTCGACCTGCCATTCCACGACGGCGAAGACCTGCGCGAGCGGCCCTTGAGCGAGCGGCGCGAGCGCTTGCAATCGCTGCTGGCAGGACACACGGGCGGCACAGTGCAGTTCAGCGCGTCGTTCGACGCCGACCCGCGCGAGCTGCTCGCCTCGGCTCGCGACGCCGGCCTCGAAGGGCTGATCGGCAAGCGTGCGTCGGCCACCTATCACTCGCGCCGCTCGGCCGACTGGGTCAAGCTCAAGCTCGGCCAGCGGCAGGAGTTCGTGATCGGCGGCTTCACCGACCCCAAGGGTTCGCGCGCGGGCATCGGCGCGTTGCTGATCGGCGTGCACGATGCCGAGGGGAAGCTGCGCTACGCCGGCAACGTGGGCACCGGGTTCGACGACAAGACGCTGCTCGCGCTGCGCCAGCAGCTCGACGAGATCGAGACGACGACGAGCCCCTACACCGATGGGCCCGCACGCGTCGGCACGGTCAAGCTCGTGAAGCCGCATTGGGTGAAGCCCAAGCTCATCGCCGAGGTGGCGTTTGCCGAGTGGACGAAGAGCGGGCATGTGCGCCAGGCGGTCTTCCACGGCCTGCGCAGCGACAAGCCGCCGGAGCGCATCACGAAGGAAGTCGCCAGGCACATGGAGAAAGCACCTGCCAACAAGGCGCTGCCGAAAGACTTCCGCGTGACGCACCCGGAGCGTGTGGTCGACAAGCGCACCGGCGTCACCAAGGGCGAGCTCATCGCGTATTGCGCGCAAGTGGCCGAGCTGATGCTGCCGCACCTGAAGCAGCGGCCGGTCTCGCTGCTGCGCGCGCCCGATGGCGTGGACGGGCAGTTCTTCTTCCAGAAGCACGCCGAGAAGAAGAGCTTTCCGAACATCGAGGTCCTCGACCGGGCGTTGTACCCGTCGCACGACCCGTTGCTCGCGATCGGCACGCCGCTCGCGCTGCTGTCGGCCGCGCAGATGAACGTGCTGGAGTTCCACACCTGGAACGCCACCACGCGCGCAATGGACCGGCCCGACCGCATGGTGTTCGACCTCGACCCCGGCGAGGGCGTGGGCTGGCCGCAGGTGCTGGAAGCTGCGCAGCTGGTGCATGCGCTGCTGGAGGAGATCGGCCTCGTGGGCTTCCTGAAGACGAGCGGCGGCAAGGGCCTGCACGTGGTGGTGCCGCTCGCGCCCAAGTACGACTGGGACACGGTGAAAGACTTCTCGCAGGCCATCGTGGCGCACATGGCCTCGGTGATCCCCGATCGCTTCGTTGCGAAGAGCGGGCCGAAGAATCGCGTCGGCCGCATCTTCATCGACTACCTGCGCAACGGGCTCGGCGCGACCACGGTGTGTGCGTGGTCGGCCCGTGCGCGGCCGGGGCTGGGCGTCTCGGTGCCGGTGACGTGGGATGAGCTCGCGGGCCTGAAGAGCGGCGCGCAGTGGACGGTTGAGAACGTGGCCGAGCGACTGGCCGTCGGCAACACCCCGTGGGCCGACTACGCGAAGACGAAGCAGAGCCTGGTGAAGCCGATGAAGGCGATGGGCTTCGATCCGAAGGCGGTGCGATGA
- a CDS encoding DNA topoisomerase IB: protein MRAVVNPFESEAPPGLRYVSDTMPGIRRLRDGDGFRYRDAKGRLLRNAKELQRIRKLAIPPAYEEVWICPLPEGHLQATGRDARGRKQYRYHPDWREARDAHKFERMREFGQALPRIRAKVKRDLAAPVGSRASVLAALVRLLDTTLVRIGNDEYARENGSFGLTTLRNKHAAVKGATLHLRFRGKSGVWHELTLEDPQVARIVRACQAMPGQELFQYEDDKGETRCVGSADVNEYIKVLSGADFTAKDFRTWHASVHALARLCALPVTGPVSRKRANEVLREVAGLLGNTLAVCRKSYVHPGVMAVATQRGVEALAGGALKRCRGLTVAECRLLAFLSAQPGPVEEPR from the coding sequence ATGAGGGCTGTGGTGAATCCCTTCGAATCCGAGGCACCGCCGGGGCTGCGCTACGTGAGCGACACCATGCCCGGCATACGCCGGCTGCGCGACGGCGACGGCTTCCGCTACCGCGATGCCAAGGGCCGGCTGCTGCGCAACGCAAAGGAGCTGCAGCGCATCCGCAAGCTCGCCATCCCGCCCGCCTACGAAGAGGTGTGGATCTGCCCGCTGCCCGAAGGCCACCTGCAGGCCACCGGCCGCGACGCGCGTGGCCGGAAGCAGTACCGCTACCACCCCGACTGGCGCGAAGCGCGCGACGCACACAAGTTCGAGCGCATGCGCGAGTTCGGCCAGGCGCTGCCGCGCATCCGTGCCAAGGTGAAGCGCGATCTGGCGGCACCGGTGGGCAGCCGCGCATCGGTGCTCGCGGCGCTGGTGCGACTGCTCGACACCACGCTCGTGCGCATCGGCAACGACGAATACGCGCGCGAGAACGGCTCCTTCGGCCTCACCACCTTGCGCAACAAGCACGCGGCGGTGAAAGGCGCGACGCTGCACTTGCGCTTTCGCGGCAAGAGTGGCGTGTGGCACGAGCTCACGCTCGAAGACCCGCAGGTCGCGCGCATCGTGCGCGCCTGCCAGGCGATGCCGGGCCAGGAACTCTTCCAGTACGAAGACGACAAGGGCGAGACACGCTGCGTCGGCTCGGCCGACGTCAACGAATACATCAAGGTCTTGAGCGGCGCCGACTTCACCGCGAAGGACTTCCGCACCTGGCACGCGAGCGTGCATGCGCTCGCGCGGCTGTGCGCTTTGCCGGTCACCGGGCCGGTGAGCCGAAAGCGGGCGAACGAGGTCTTGCGGGAAGTGGCCGGACTGCTGGGCAACACGCTCGCGGTGTGCCGCAAGTCGTATGTGCACCCGGGGGTGATGGCGGTCGCGACGCAGCGCGGCGTCGAGGCCCTGGCGGGTGGGGCGTTGAAACGCTGCCGGGGCCTGACGGTGGCCGAGTGCCGGCTGCTGGCCTTCCTGTCAGCGCAACCGGGGCCCGTGGAGGAGCCCCGGTAG
- a CDS encoding TetR/AcrR family transcriptional regulator, with the protein MSATLPAQTQRFQEKREAILSAAADLFNQHGVKGATLADIAASVGLVTNSVTYYYRKKEDLATACFLRAIEVIRHVIDQASQKSGIEARVHEFFRLQAALFADIDHGAHAPLMTFNDMRALPSPHFEVVSDAYNDMFRRLRELLRTPQTAQLGRADLAARTYMVLSVAHWVRGWIDRYETDEYAHIAARVSDIVIHGSAAAGSVWAPSQAEREWRLTVNDDATAEAFLRAASFLVNEQGYRGASVDMISAKLNVTKGSFYHHNDNKEDLIFDCFQRTFAVIRRALSLADGIEGKGWDRACAISRSLARFQLSPEGPLLRLGATSALSDPERRSDVRRTMSRLTERLADVVVDGMMDGSIRPLHPVIAAQVASGLVNSAGSLTHWVPSATQDNVAELYVRPIFLGILCPPSAAI; encoded by the coding sequence ATGTCCGCGACGCTCCCTGCCCAGACGCAGCGCTTTCAGGAAAAGCGCGAAGCCATCCTCAGTGCCGCTGCCGACCTCTTCAACCAGCACGGCGTGAAGGGCGCGACGCTCGCCGACATCGCGGCCAGCGTGGGGCTGGTCACCAACAGCGTCACCTACTACTACCGCAAGAAGGAAGACCTGGCGACCGCCTGCTTCCTGCGGGCGATCGAGGTCATCCGCCACGTCATCGACCAGGCATCGCAAAAGAGCGGCATCGAGGCGCGGGTGCATGAGTTCTTCCGCCTGCAAGCCGCCCTCTTCGCCGACATCGACCACGGCGCGCATGCGCCGCTCATGACCTTCAACGACATGCGCGCGCTGCCGAGCCCGCATTTCGAGGTGGTCTCCGACGCCTACAACGACATGTTCCGCCGCCTGCGCGAGCTGCTGCGCACGCCGCAGACGGCGCAGCTCGGCCGGGCCGACCTGGCCGCGCGCACCTACATGGTGTTGTCGGTGGCGCACTGGGTGCGCGGCTGGATCGACCGCTACGAGACCGACGAATACGCCCACATCGCCGCGCGCGTGAGCGACATCGTGATCCACGGCAGCGCCGCGGCCGGCTCGGTGTGGGCCCCGTCGCAGGCCGAGCGCGAATGGCGACTCACCGTCAACGACGACGCCACCGCCGAAGCCTTCCTGCGCGCCGCCTCCTTCCTCGTCAACGAGCAGGGCTACCGCGGCGCCTCGGTCGACATGATCTCGGCCAAGCTCAACGTGACCAAGGGCTCGTTCTACCACCACAACGACAACAAGGAAGACCTGATCTTCGACTGCTTCCAGCGCACCTTCGCCGTGATCCGCCGCGCGCTGAGCCTGGCCGACGGCATCGAAGGCAAGGGCTGGGACCGCGCCTGTGCGATCTCGCGGTCGCTCGCACGCTTCCAGCTGTCGCCCGAAGGCCCGCTGCTGCGCCTGGGCGCGACCAGCGCCCTCTCCGACCCCGAGCGTCGCAGCGACGTGCGCCGCACCATGAGCCGCCTCACCGAGCGCCTGGCCGACGTGGTGGTCGACGGCATGATGGACGGCTCCATCCGCCCGCTGCACCCGGTGATCGCCGCGCAGGTGGCGAGCGGCCTCGTCAACTCGGCCGGCAGCCTCACGCACTGGGTGCCGAGCGCCACGCAGGACAACGTGGCCGAGCTCTACGTGCGGCCGATCTTCCTGGGCATCCTCTGCCCGCCGAGCGCGGCCATCTGA
- a CDS encoding dipeptide ABC transporter ATP-binding protein encodes MSTTSLSAKSDPLLRVEGLKVHFPVHAGAVLRKQVGAVKAVDGVSFTLNRGETLGLVGESGCGKSTTGLAILRMQDITEGKVFFEGEDITAQDKRTGRFRRRMQMVYQDPYGSLNPRMTVADIVSEPLEVYNVGTKAERRDRVAHLLKTVGLLPDMADRYPHEFSGGQRQRIAIARALALEPSLIICDEPVSALDVSIQAQVVNVLVELQQRLGLSYLFVAHDLAVVRHISHRIAVMYLGRIVEIASKDDLYQRPMHPYTRALMSAVPVADPEIEATRPRIVVTGEVPSALRPPSGCRFHPRCPEAMDVCKTKDPALLDKGNGRAVACHLHDGVVMQMPESRKIAA; translated from the coding sequence ATGAGCACCACCTCCCTGTCCGCCAAGTCCGACCCGCTGCTGCGCGTCGAGGGCCTGAAAGTCCACTTCCCCGTGCACGCGGGCGCCGTGCTGCGCAAGCAGGTCGGCGCGGTGAAGGCTGTCGACGGCGTCTCGTTCACGCTCAACCGCGGCGAGACGCTCGGCCTCGTCGGCGAATCGGGTTGCGGCAAGTCGACCACGGGCCTCGCCATCCTGCGCATGCAGGACATCACCGAAGGCAAGGTGTTCTTCGAAGGCGAAGACATCACCGCGCAAGACAAGCGCACCGGGCGCTTCCGCCGCCGCATGCAGATGGTCTATCAAGACCCGTATGGCTCGCTGAACCCGCGCATGACGGTGGCCGACATCGTGAGCGAGCCGCTGGAGGTCTACAACGTCGGCACCAAGGCCGAGCGCCGCGACCGTGTGGCCCACCTGCTCAAGACGGTGGGGCTCCTGCCCGACATGGCCGACCGCTACCCGCACGAGTTCTCGGGTGGCCAGCGCCAGCGCATCGCGATCGCCCGCGCGCTCGCGCTGGAGCCCAGCCTCATCATCTGCGACGAGCCGGTGTCGGCGCTCGACGTGTCGATCCAGGCGCAGGTGGTCAACGTGCTGGTCGAGCTGCAGCAGCGCCTGGGCCTGTCGTACCTCTTCGTCGCGCACGACCTCGCGGTGGTGCGCCACATCAGCCACCGCATCGCGGTGATGTACCTCGGCCGCATCGTCGAGATCGCGTCCAAAGACGACCTCTACCAGCGCCCGATGCACCCCTACACCCGCGCGCTGATGTCGGCCGTGCCGGTGGCCGACCCCGAGATCGAGGCCACGCGCCCGCGCATCGTCGTCACCGGCGAAGTGCCCAGCGCCCTGCGTCCGCCCTCGGGCTGCCGCTTCCACCCGCGTTGCCCCGAGGCGATGGACGTCTGCAAGACCAAGGACCCGGCACTGCTCGACAAGGGCAATGGCCGCGCGGTGGCCTGCCACCTGCACGACGGCGTGGTGATGCAGATGCCGGAATCGCGAAAGATTGCTGCCTGA